In the genome of Verrucomicrobiia bacterium, one region contains:
- a CDS encoding DUF1553 domain-containing protein codes for MMRCLVPPPVLGLALSLACLPATAATLSPEAVEFFEKRIRPVLASDCYECHGPDRQRGGLRLDFRQGLLDGGDSGTALIPGDPEASLLLQVIRHDDPDLAMPPKRPKLPDTAIADFTAWIRNGAPDPRDSPAVDPEADTSWDVTFKTRLDWWSFQPLTDPEIPAPSGTHASDHPVDRFLQRRQEELGLVPAPNASRPALIRRLTFALTGLPPTRDEIRAFLDDTSPDAYSRLVDRLLLSPRFGERWARHWMDLVRFAETHGSEGDPDIPNAWRYRDYLIRAFNADVPWDQLIREHVAGDLLASPRIDPDAGLNESILGTAHYRLVEHGFQPVDTLDEQVKTVDSQIDTLTKAFQGLTVSCARCHDHKFDPISQHDFQAVFSILASCRPTQVSIDLPERLRVHRDTLAELKGRIRHGLAEAWSHHVHQWVAHLQTLGTLPDTSLIPLPGDAPLAEIAALEHQRDSLLSAGRRAAWKARHPELAFPSDIPRPMAAWSFETDASDAIGVLHGTLHGNAILRDGRLVLDGRGAFLRTPPLDRTLREKTLEAWVAPATLDQRGGGVLSIETLDGAVFDSLVFAEQQPRQWLAGSDAFRRTRSLGGPEESASPDAPVHLAIVYSADHQIAVYRNGVPYGTAYTPSGSQGTLRTFETGAARVLLGLRHTGGGNPFFAGEIEEARLYDRALSPDQVQASFNLGPHPLTDAQILAALPPERRAEYDDLTARLAAAQAAFQAGFPDHPRLDARRRHLQSILDTAQSDPAHPLHAWSRLRHVPPHDFPAAWQTLRESIAGPSTPDPVSSTAPQPPAHRLAWNLAGPDANDWFFHGPNPPEALDAPGDFAVEPSGDRLLTDLWPAAIVTHRLSQKHNGVLTSPRFRVDSDFISVRAFGGHGARVRLISDHYPLGEGNIFPQATLQRATSSWVRLNTAYRRGTSAYLEFAPAPEVTARNRARPGPDGRSFFGVERIVFHDQPGTPPDPAPPLVPLWADPPPASLNALAERLGHALQHAIAQWAGAPDEPPLEDAHWTLLRTCLHRDLLPHSLPDLPHLASLVAEYRRLEDAIPEPRRAPGILETVGLDFPYFARGNPHQPGDPVPRGYLALVSGQPYDTPISGRLQLAGDIVRPDNPLTARVLANRIWHHLFGRGIVPTVDNFGRLGDPPSHPELLDHLATRFLQEGWSARRLIRYLVHSQTYQRASVPSPRAIEIDPDNTALSHMPVRRLEAEAIRDALLAVGGRLDTAMFGPGDNALGDSARRSVYLTIRRNSLSPFLDVFDGPKPFATLGRRDTTNVPAQSLALLNDPAIVALAERWTRRLRTGEPCPERRLDLLFEEALARPPHDWERAAVRAYLDDLATAHGPDAELAAWRDLAQSVFNLKEFIFIP; via the coding sequence ATGATGCGCTGCCTCGTGCCCCCACCTGTCCTCGGACTCGCCCTGTCCCTGGCCTGCCTGCCCGCCACGGCTGCCACGCTGTCCCCCGAGGCCGTCGAGTTCTTCGAAAAGCGGATTCGCCCCGTCCTGGCTTCTGACTGCTACGAATGCCACGGACCCGACCGCCAGCGAGGCGGGTTGCGCCTCGACTTCCGTCAGGGACTGCTGGACGGCGGCGATTCCGGAACCGCCCTGATCCCCGGCGATCCCGAAGCCAGCCTGCTCCTCCAGGTCATCCGCCACGACGATCCCGACCTGGCCATGCCGCCGAAACGGCCCAAGCTGCCCGACACCGCCATCGCCGATTTCACCGCCTGGATCCGCAACGGCGCCCCCGACCCACGCGATTCGCCCGCCGTCGATCCGGAAGCCGACACCTCGTGGGATGTCACGTTCAAGACCCGCCTCGACTGGTGGAGCTTTCAACCCCTCACCGATCCCGAAATCCCGGCCCCCTCAGGGACCCACGCGTCCGATCATCCCGTGGATCGCTTCCTCCAGCGGCGTCAGGAGGAACTCGGCCTCGTCCCGGCCCCCAACGCCTCCCGCCCAGCCCTCATCCGCCGGCTCACCTTCGCCCTCACCGGTCTTCCCCCCACCCGCGACGAAATCCGCGCCTTCCTCGATGACACCTCCCCCGACGCCTACTCACGCCTGGTCGATCGACTCCTCCTTTCCCCCCGCTTCGGCGAACGCTGGGCCCGGCATTGGATGGACCTCGTCCGCTTTGCGGAAACCCACGGCAGCGAAGGCGATCCCGACATCCCCAACGCCTGGCGCTACCGCGACTACCTCATCCGCGCCTTCAACGCCGACGTTCCCTGGGATCAACTGATCCGCGAACACGTCGCCGGCGATCTCCTCGCCTCCCCGCGCATCGATCCCGACGCCGGCCTCAACGAATCCATCCTCGGAACCGCCCATTACCGCCTCGTCGAACACGGCTTCCAACCCGTCGATACCCTCGACGAACAGGTCAAGACGGTGGACAGCCAGATCGACACCCTCACCAAGGCCTTCCAGGGCCTCACCGTCTCCTGCGCCCGCTGTCACGATCACAAGTTCGATCCCATCTCCCAACACGACTTCCAGGCCGTCTTCAGCATCCTCGCCAGTTGCCGGCCCACCCAGGTTTCCATCGATCTCCCCGAGCGCCTTCGTGTCCACCGCGATACCCTCGCCGAACTCAAGGGCCGCATCCGCCACGGCCTCGCCGAAGCGTGGTCGCACCACGTCCACCAGTGGGTCGCCCACCTCCAGACCCTCGGCACCCTTCCCGACACGTCCCTGATCCCCCTACCCGGCGATGCGCCCCTCGCCGAAATCGCCGCCCTCGAACATCAACGCGATTCCCTCCTCAGCGCCGGACGCAGGGCCGCCTGGAAAGCCCGGCACCCGGAACTCGCCTTCCCATCCGATATCCCCCGGCCCATGGCCGCATGGAGTTTCGAAACCGATGCCTCGGATGCCATCGGCGTCCTCCACGGCACCCTGCACGGCAACGCCATCCTCCGCGATGGCCGCCTCGTCCTCGATGGACGCGGCGCCTTCCTTCGTACCCCGCCCCTCGACCGTACCCTCCGCGAAAAAACCCTCGAAGCCTGGGTCGCCCCTGCCACCCTCGACCAGCGCGGCGGCGGCGTCCTCTCCATCGAAACCCTCGATGGCGCCGTCTTCGACAGCCTCGTCTTCGCCGAACAGCAGCCCCGCCAATGGCTCGCCGGAAGTGACGCCTTCCGCCGTACCCGGTCCCTCGGTGGCCCGGAGGAATCCGCCTCCCCGGACGCCCCCGTCCACCTCGCCATCGTCTATTCCGCCGACCACCAGATCGCCGTGTACCGCAACGGGGTCCCCTACGGCACCGCCTACACCCCCTCCGGCTCCCAAGGCACCCTGCGCACCTTCGAGACCGGCGCGGCCCGCGTCCTCCTCGGCCTCCGTCACACCGGCGGGGGCAACCCCTTCTTCGCCGGTGAAATCGAGGAGGCCCGCCTCTACGACCGCGCCCTGTCCCCGGACCAGGTCCAGGCCTCCTTCAACCTGGGCCCCCATCCCCTCACCGATGCCCAGATCCTCGCCGCACTCCCGCCGGAACGCCGCGCGGAATACGATGACCTCACCGCCCGCCTCGCCGCCGCCCAAGCCGCCTTCCAAGCCGGGTTCCCTGACCATCCCCGCCTCGACGCCCGTCGCCGCCACCTCCAGTCGATCCTCGATACCGCCCAGTCCGACCCCGCCCATCCCCTCCACGCCTGGTCCCGGCTCCGTCACGTCCCGCCCCATGACTTCCCCGCCGCCTGGCAGACCTTGCGCGAATCCATCGCAGGCCCATCCACGCCGGACCCGGTCTCCTCCACCGCTCCCCAACCGCCCGCCCACCGCCTCGCCTGGAACCTCGCCGGCCCCGATGCCAACGACTGGTTCTTCCATGGCCCCAACCCGCCGGAAGCCCTCGATGCTCCCGGCGACTTCGCCGTCGAGCCCTCGGGCGACCGGCTTCTCACCGACCTGTGGCCCGCGGCCATCGTCACCCATCGCCTGTCCCAAAAACACAACGGCGTCCTCACCTCGCCCCGATTCCGCGTGGACAGCGACTTCATCAGCGTCCGCGCCTTCGGCGGTCACGGTGCCCGTGTCCGCCTCATCTCCGACCACTACCCCCTCGGCGAAGGCAACATCTTCCCGCAGGCAACCCTTCAGCGCGCCACCTCGAGCTGGGTCCGCCTGAATACCGCCTACCGGCGCGGCACCTCCGCCTACCTCGAATTCGCACCCGCCCCCGAAGTCACCGCCCGCAACCGCGCCCGCCCCGGCCCGGACGGACGCTCGTTCTTCGGAGTCGAACGGATCGTCTTCCACGATCAACCCGGAACCCCGCCCGATCCCGCACCCCCTCTCGTCCCCCTCTGGGCCGACCCCCCTCCCGCCTCCCTCAACGCCCTCGCCGAACGCCTCGGCCACGCCCTCCAACACGCCATCGCCCAGTGGGCCGGCGCGCCGGATGAGCCCCCCCTCGAGGACGCCCACTGGACCCTCCTCCGCACCTGCCTCCACCGCGATCTCCTGCCCCATTCCCTCCCCGACCTCCCCCACCTCGCCAGCCTCGTCGCCGAATATCGCCGCCTCGAAGACGCCATCCCCGAACCGCGCCGCGCTCCCGGCATCCTCGAAACCGTGGGACTCGACTTCCCCTACTTCGCCCGCGGCAACCCCCATCAACCCGGCGACCCCGTCCCCCGCGGTTACCTGGCCCTGGTCTCCGGCCAACCCTACGACACCCCGATCAGTGGCCGCCTCCAACTCGCCGGGGATATCGTCCGCCCCGACAATCCCCTCACCGCCCGCGTCCTCGCCAACCGCATCTGGCATCACCTCTTCGGCCGCGGCATCGTCCCCACCGTGGACAACTTCGGGCGCCTCGGCGATCCACCCTCCCACCCCGAACTCCTCGATCACCTCGCCACCCGCTTCCTCCAGGAAGGCTGGTCCGCCCGTCGCCTCATCCGCTACCTCGTCCATTCCCAAACCTACCAGCGCGCCAGCGTCCCCTCGCCGCGTGCCATCGAAATCGACCCCGACAACACCGCCCTCTCCCACATGCCCGTCCGGCGTCTCGAAGCCGAGGCCATCCGCGATGCCCTCCTCGCCGTCGGCGGCCGCCTCGATACCGCCATGTTCGGTCCCGGCGACAATGCCCTCGGGGATTCCGCCCGCCGCAGCGTGTACCTCACCATCCGCCGCAATAGTCTCAGCCCCTTCCTCGACGTCTTCGACGGCCCCAAACCCTTCGCCACCCTCGGGCGCCGCGATACTACCAATGTCCCCGCCCAATCCCTGGCCCTCCTCAATGACCCCGCGATCGTCGCCCTCGCCGAGCGTTGGACCCGGCGGCTCCGCACCGGGGAACCCTGCCCGGAACGCCGCCTCGATCTCCTCTTCGAGGAAGCCCTCGCCCGACCCCCGCACGACTGGGAACGCGCCGCCGTCCGTGCCTACCTCGACGACCTCGCCACCGCCCACGGGCCCGACGCCGAACTCGCCGCCTGGCGTGACCTCGCCCAATCCGTTTTCAACCTCAAGGAGTTCATCTTCATCCCCTGA
- a CDS encoding MBL fold metallo-hydrolase, with protein sequence MDRVGGVPVRFTILGSGSGGNCAYLETGTTRLLIDAGFSGRQIRDRLAGIGRSPETLTGILLTHEHGDHVRGLAGLTARLDVPVYCNRLTREAVEAGLGRPLRAALFQTGARFEVGDVTVETFSVPHDASDPVGFLLRAGEWNVGFLTDLGHATKLVLERVRPANVLVLEANHDLKLLQDDMRRPWATKQRILSRHGHLSNAAAADAAEQLVSEHLRTIYLGHLSRDCNRPELAHREVSERLRRVGATHIAIENTSQEVAGPTLELVEG encoded by the coding sequence ATGGATAGGGTGGGCGGCGTGCCGGTACGATTCACGATTCTGGGGAGCGGGAGCGGGGGGAATTGCGCGTACCTCGAGACCGGGACGACGCGGTTGCTCATCGACGCGGGGTTCAGCGGCCGGCAGATCCGGGACCGGTTGGCGGGGATCGGGCGGAGTCCGGAAACCCTGACTGGGATCCTGCTGACGCACGAGCACGGCGATCATGTGCGGGGATTGGCGGGATTGACCGCGCGACTGGACGTGCCGGTGTACTGCAACCGCCTGACGCGGGAGGCGGTGGAGGCGGGGCTGGGACGGCCGCTGAGGGCGGCGTTGTTCCAGACGGGGGCCAGGTTCGAGGTGGGGGACGTGACGGTGGAGACGTTTTCGGTGCCGCACGACGCGAGCGATCCGGTGGGGTTTCTCCTGCGGGCGGGAGAGTGGAATGTGGGATTCCTGACCGATCTGGGGCATGCGACCAAGCTGGTTCTCGAGCGGGTGCGGCCGGCAAATGTCCTGGTGCTGGAAGCGAACCACGACCTGAAGTTGCTGCAGGACGATATGCGCCGGCCGTGGGCGACGAAGCAGCGGATCCTGAGCCGGCACGGGCACCTGTCGAATGCGGCGGCGGCGGATGCGGCGGAGCAGTTGGTTTCGGAGCATCTGCGGACGATTTACCTCGGGCATCTAAGCCGGGACTGCAACCGGCCGGAATTGGCACACCGGGAGGTGTCGGAACGGTTGCGTCGGGTGGGGGCGACGCACATTGCGATCGAGAACACGAGCCAGGAGGTGGCGGGGCCGACGCTGGAACTGGTGGAAGGATAA
- the ispE gene encoding 4-(cytidine 5'-diphospho)-2-C-methyl-D-erythritol kinase: MDVRCVLHAGRADLSGLLGGHVQRVLGWPAPAGDAGDTGFVPGRGTGDDVHGHGCEPGGKRRVGVAVLSVRPVQDQRAVGGRREDGGVHFPAGANRGLAPFSFVVLDRTSPCKVNLLLNILGRRADGFHELETVMQPLALTDRLRFERREAGIELHCDHPGLPLDAGNLVYRAAQRFLEGIGGEGGVVITLEKRLPLEAGLGGGSANAAVTLRALNELFGHPLDAEALTRVAAELGSDVPFFLQDGPALATGRGEQVEPLAPFELLKGCGMVLVHPGFGVSTGWAYGALAQYPEALQGRRGRARELVAVLRGTDRGALADALYNALEAPVLRKYPLLRVVQEFFRSEGALGTLMSGSGSTTLAIAPDPGMAEGMERRFREVFGPSGWVATVAL; this comes from the coding sequence ATGGACGTACGATGCGTGTTACACGCCGGACGGGCCGATCTATCCGGACTACTCGGTGGCCACGTACAACGAGTCCTGGGGTGGCCTGCGCCTGCCGGAGATGCCGGGGACACCGGATTCGTACCCGGGCGGGGCACCGGCGATGACGTTCATGGACACGGATGCGAACCTGGGGGTAAGCGGCGGGTCGGTGTTGCCGTTCTATCCGTTCGGCCGGTTCAAGATCAACGAGCAGTAGGAGGACGGCGGGAAGACGGCGGCGTCCATTTTCCAGCAGGCGCCAACCGTGGGTTGGCGCCTTTTTCGTTTGTGGTTCTCGATCGCACATCGCCGTGCAAGGTCAACCTGCTGCTGAATATCCTGGGGCGGCGGGCGGACGGCTTTCACGAGTTGGAGACGGTGATGCAGCCTTTGGCCCTGACGGACCGGCTGAGGTTCGAGCGGCGGGAGGCGGGGATCGAGTTGCACTGTGATCATCCGGGATTGCCGCTGGATGCGGGGAACCTGGTGTATCGGGCGGCGCAGCGGTTTTTGGAGGGAATCGGGGGTGAGGGAGGGGTGGTGATCACGCTGGAGAAGCGCCTGCCCCTGGAGGCGGGTCTTGGGGGAGGGAGCGCCAATGCTGCAGTGACCCTGAGGGCTCTCAATGAGCTGTTTGGCCATCCGCTGGACGCGGAGGCTTTGACGCGGGTGGCGGCGGAACTGGGGTCGGATGTGCCGTTCTTCCTGCAGGATGGGCCGGCGCTGGCGACCGGTCGGGGCGAACAGGTGGAGCCGCTGGCACCATTCGAATTGCTGAAGGGGTGCGGCATGGTGCTGGTGCATCCCGGGTTCGGGGTCTCGACAGGATGGGCGTACGGGGCGCTGGCCCAGTACCCGGAGGCGCTTCAGGGACGGCGGGGTCGGGCCAGGGAACTGGTGGCCGTGCTGCGGGGAACGGACCGCGGCGCCCTGGCGGACGCTCTTTACAACGCGCTCGAGGCGCCGGTGCTGCGGAAGTACCCTCTCCTGCGGGTGGTGCAGGAGTTCTTCCGGTCGGAAGGGGCCCTGGGGACACTGATGTCGGGGAGCGGTTCCACGACGTTGGCGATCGCGCCGGATCCGGGGATGGCGGAGGGGATGGAGCGCCGGTTTCGGGAAGTGTTTGGGCCGAGCGGGTGGGTGGCGACGGTCGCGTTGTAG
- a CDS encoding DUF1501 domain-containing protein has translation MQAAPVRPFLSRREALRRCSLGFGSVALASLLAEPARLARASTPAYSRLPTSPIPRAKHVIFAYMSGGVSHLDSFDPKPELRRRHGQPMPVPVQPTMFNDNGNIMGSPWDARPRGQSGVEMTDLFPRLAEHADSLAVIRSMTTAVNEHAQGNYIVHTGFPFMGHPSAGAWTAYGLGSANRNLPTFVVLQSGGAVPPHGGVGLFSSGFLPAEHQASILQVDRTPPLDNIQPAEPDPLQRRRLAFLEFLDLPFARHTANPQIEAAIRNYETAYRMQAAVPELCDLSGESAATLARYGVDSQTPDLAAYARQCLVARRLVERGVRFIELSCVSVGIGAGGPANPWDQHGALKDGHGTMARQVDQPLAALLEDLKERGLLDETLVVFTGEFGRTPFSQGSDGRDHNPYGFSLWLAGGGIRGGTVLGATDDLGYYAVQDSCTFYDLWATVLHLLGLDHEALTYRYGGRDFRLTDVHGRVLESILG, from the coding sequence ATGCAAGCCGCCCCCGTCCGCCCCTTCCTTTCCCGCCGTGAAGCCCTCCGCCGCTGCTCCCTCGGCTTTGGCTCCGTCGCCCTCGCCTCCCTCCTCGCCGAACCCGCCCGCCTCGCCCGTGCCAGTACCCCGGCCTACTCCCGCCTCCCGACATCGCCCATCCCGCGCGCCAAACACGTCATCTTCGCCTACATGAGCGGCGGCGTCTCCCACCTCGACTCCTTCGACCCGAAACCCGAACTCCGACGCCGCCACGGCCAGCCCATGCCGGTCCCCGTCCAGCCCACCATGTTCAATGACAACGGCAACATCATGGGCAGCCCCTGGGACGCCCGCCCCCGCGGCCAGTCCGGCGTCGAAATGACCGACCTCTTCCCCCGCCTCGCCGAACACGCCGACTCCCTCGCCGTGATCCGCTCCATGACCACCGCCGTCAACGAACACGCCCAGGGCAACTACATCGTCCATACCGGCTTCCCCTTCATGGGCCATCCCAGCGCCGGCGCCTGGACCGCCTACGGCCTCGGCTCCGCCAATCGCAACCTCCCCACCTTCGTCGTCCTCCAAAGCGGTGGTGCCGTCCCCCCCCATGGCGGCGTCGGCCTCTTCAGCAGCGGATTCCTCCCCGCCGAACACCAGGCCTCCATCCTCCAGGTGGACCGCACCCCGCCCCTCGACAATATCCAGCCCGCCGAACCCGACCCCCTCCAGCGCCGTCGCCTCGCCTTCCTCGAATTCCTCGACCTCCCCTTCGCCCGCCATACCGCCAACCCCCAGATCGAGGCCGCCATCCGCAACTACGAAACCGCCTACCGCATGCAGGCCGCCGTCCCCGAACTCTGCGACCTGTCCGGCGAGTCCGCCGCCACCCTCGCCCGCTACGGCGTCGATTCCCAAACCCCGGACCTCGCCGCCTACGCCCGCCAATGCCTGGTCGCCCGCCGGCTCGTCGAACGCGGCGTCCGGTTCATCGAACTCAGTTGCGTCTCCGTCGGCATCGGCGCCGGTGGCCCCGCCAACCCCTGGGACCAGCACGGCGCCCTCAAGGACGGGCACGGCACCATGGCCCGCCAGGTCGATCAACCCCTCGCCGCCCTCCTCGAAGACCTCAAGGAACGCGGTCTCCTCGATGAAACCCTCGTCGTCTTTACCGGCGAATTCGGCCGCACCCCGTTCTCCCAGGGCTCCGACGGCCGCGATCACAATCCCTACGGATTCAGCCTCTGGCTCGCCGGCGGCGGCATACGCGGCGGTACCGTCCTCGGCGCCACCGACGACCTCGGGTACTACGCCGTCCAGGATTCCTGCACCTTCTACGACCTCTGGGCCACCGTCCTCCACCTCCTCGGACTCGACCACGAAGCCCTCACCTACCGCTACGGCGGACGCGACTTCCGCCTCACCGACGTCCACGGCCGCGTCCTGGAATCCATCCTCGGCTGA